A stretch of DNA from Mucilaginibacter daejeonensis:
TCGATGCGGTCAACGCTTTTGGATAAAAAAGCCTATACCGCACAAAAAATAAACCCTAACACTATTTTTGACGTATAAATGTATTTGAGTAATTTCCGCTCTTAAAACAGGTATATTTGCTTGAAGTAATATGCCCGCAAACAACACTTGATGAACAAAACATCTACACTTGTTTTAGTACTGTTACTAAGTGTGATCACTATCTCTAACAAAGTGATGGCACAAAGCTCGATCATACCTGATATCAATGAGGCCTATCTGGAAAAGCTCATTGCTACGGCTAAGGTCAATTATCCGCATTTACGGTCATTGCAAAGCCGTGTGGAGATCGCTAAAGGCAATATCGGCCGCGCCCGGTTGTCATACCTTGACGCATTGACGTTCTCATACGTTTATCAGCCAAAGACCACCTTCAATCTTAACGCATTGCAGCCAGGCAATACCGATGGGTCGTTAGCCGGTACTAATAACCGTACCAGCTTGTTCAGCGGTACGCAGTTCGGTCTGTTCTTTAACCTGGGGTCTTACCTACAAAAGCCATTCGCGGTAAGGCAGTCCAAACAAGAGCTGGCCATTGCCAATAACGAGATCCAGGAATATACGCTTACACTCACCACCCAGGTACGCAAGCGTTATTACCAGTACATACAGCGTTTGGGTGCATTGAAGCTGCAATCGCAAGCTACCATTGATGCGCAGAACGTACTGAAGGATATACGCTACCGTTTCGAAAAAGGGGAGGAGACCCTCGACAATTATAACAAAGCGCGCATCACGCTTGTGCAACAGAACCAGACCAAGATCACGGCCGAGGCCGATCTTTTTTTGGCCAAGGCCGATCTGGAGGAGTTGCTGGGCGATAGATTAGAAAATATCAAATAATGGATCTAAGTAGTTTTTTGAAACTTTTGTTACGGCACAAGTACACGCTTATCGTTGTACCACTGGCAGCCGTGATCATTACTTATTTCCTGGTGCGCAATCAGCCCGATTCGTACATGTCCAGTACGCAGCTAGCCACGGGCATCGTAGATCAAACTCAAAAAGGACTTAACTCGTCAGAGACCTTGCAGGATGCGCAGGTAAGTCAGCAGTTCAGCAACCTGACCGCCATGCTGCGGTCTAAAAAAATGTTAGATCAGGTATCATACCTGCTCATGATCCATGACCTGTCTGAACCTGCGCCTTACCGTAAGCCGAGCAAACTGATGCTTGGGCTCAACGCGAGCGCCAGGGCACATGCATTAAGCTTATTTAAAGAATATTATAGCAAACGACGTTCATTGTCCTTGTTTGACCCTGATCAAAAAGGATTGCATGACCTATTGGCATCAATGAATTACGATGACCAATCTTTATCGAACAAGTTGACCGTTTACCGCGATGGTAACAGTGATTTCATTGTGGTGCAATACGAGTCGGAGAACCCATATATGTCCGCCATGGTGGTGAACGACCTGTGTAAGGAGTTCATTACTTACTACACTTACCTGGTAAAAGAGAACCAACGCAAGGCGGTCGACTTTTATAGCGAACTGTTGCAGAATAAACAGGATACGCTCAACAAACGCCTGGACCAACTGAAAGACTACAAGATCAAGAACCGGGTACTGAGCTTGAGCGAACAGGCAAAATCATTATATGGACAGGTGTCAGATTTTGAGACCCGCCGTGAGCAAGCCGACAAGGATGCGATAGCTTACAAGGCGGCCATTGATAACATTGATAGCCAATTTGACCCAGCCGACCGCCGCTATGTGGAAAGCTCGATGGTGCGCATCAACCAACAATTGCTGAACACACGTACCCAGTTGGAGACCGTGAACGATCAGTACGTACAAAGTGGCTTTGATGAGTCATATCAAAAGAAGATCGACTCGCTTACCCGTGTGATAGCCGGGCAGATCAGTCGTGCGTCTGACAAGTACATCGTTAATCCAATGGTGAACAAGCAGGCCTTGATCCAGCAAAAACTTACCTTGCAGATCCAGTATGATCTGGCCAATAGCAGCAAGTATTCCATACAAAAAGAGCTGGTACGCCTGAACGAACGTTTGACCAAGCTGGTGCCTCACGAAGCAGTAGTTCAGGCGGATGAGAGCGCCATACAGATCGCCCGCGACGAGTACATGGACGTGTTGGAAAAATACAACCAGACCCGCCTGGAATCGAACTATTCGGTACTGTTGAGGCAATTAGAAACTGCCATGCCGGGTGCCGCGCAGCCATCTAAAAAGATGTTGCTGGTGATCATTAGCGGTGTGGTGAGCTTTATGTTCTGTGTATTGGTACTGTTCGTGCTGTTCTACCTGGACAATACCATTAAGGTACCACGCGATCTGGCCAACGCTACCAAGACGCCGGTGTTAGGTTACCTGAACCGTTTAGAAGGGGAATCGCTCAACCTGCGTGACCTTTGGATGGACGGACGTGGCGGGCCCGACGGTAAGAACTTTACCAACCTGATGCAGGCCATCAGATATGAGATCGATGCCGAATTGCATGGCAAAAAGATATTAGTGATCAATAGCCTGGCCAAGGATGAAGGCAAGACCTTTTTCGCACTGAACCTGGCTTATGCTTACTCATTAGTGAACAAACGCGTGTTGCTGATCGATGGCGACTTTACCCACCCAGATATTACC
This window harbors:
- a CDS encoding TolC family protein codes for the protein MNKTSTLVLVLLLSVITISNKVMAQSSIIPDINEAYLEKLIATAKVNYPHLRSLQSRVEIAKGNIGRARLSYLDALTFSYVYQPKTTFNLNALQPGNTDGSLAGTNNRTSLFSGTQFGLFFNLGSYLQKPFAVRQSKQELAIANNEIQEYTLTLTTQVRKRYYQYIQRLGALKLQSQATIDAQNVLKDIRYRFEKGEETLDNYNKARITLVQQNQTKITAEADLFLAKADLEELLGDRLENIK
- a CDS encoding exopolysaccharide transport family protein, with the protein product MDLSSFLKLLLRHKYTLIVVPLAAVIITYFLVRNQPDSYMSSTQLATGIVDQTQKGLNSSETLQDAQVSQQFSNLTAMLRSKKMLDQVSYLLMIHDLSEPAPYRKPSKLMLGLNASARAHALSLFKEYYSKRRSLSLFDPDQKGLHDLLASMNYDDQSLSNKLTVYRDGNSDFIVVQYESENPYMSAMVVNDLCKEFITYYTYLVKENQRKAVDFYSELLQNKQDTLNKRLDQLKDYKIKNRVLSLSEQAKSLYGQVSDFETRREQADKDAIAYKAAIDNIDSQFDPADRRYVESSMVRINQQLLNTRTQLETVNDQYVQSGFDESYQKKIDSLTRVIAGQISRASDKYIVNPMVNKQALIQQKLTLQIQYDLANSSKYSIQKELVRLNERLTKLVPHEAVVQADESAIQIARDEYMDVLEKYNQTRLESNYSVLLRQLETAMPGAAQPSKKMLLVIISGVVSFMFCVLVLFVLFYLDNTIKVPRDLANATKTPVLGYLNRLEGESLNLRDLWMDGRGGPDGKNFTNLMQAIRYEIDAELHGKKILVINSLAKDEGKTFFALNLAYAYSLVNKRVLLIDGDFTHPDITKAVKAQYFFEDYFNCGMQEGDLSGASTITVLGNKGKDVSLFQVGAEEDVRHELDQLKHIYDIIIIEAPALNALNRSKEWVKISDKVLTVLKAGQALKENKKVHINYLKGLNGKFMGWVLNEVDKGNLPATEQQA